One window of the Ammospiza caudacuta isolate bAmmCau1 chromosome 9, bAmmCau1.pri, whole genome shotgun sequence genome contains the following:
- the NAA20 gene encoding N-alpha-acetyltransferase 20, producing MTTLRAFTCDDLFRFNNINLDPLTETYGIPFYLQYLAHWPEYFIVAEAPGGELMGYIMGKAEGSVAREEWHGHVTALSVAPEFRRLGLAAKLMELLEEISEKKGGFFVDLFVRVSNQVAVNMYKQLGYSVYRTVLEYYSASSGEPDEDAYDMRKALSRDTEKKSVIPLPHPVRPEDIE from the exons ATGACAACGCTCCGCGCCTTCACCTGCGACGACCTCTTCCGATTCAACAACAT CAATCTGGACCCGCTGACCGAGACC TATGGGATTCCCTTCTACTTGCAGTACCTCGCCCACTGGCCCGAGTATTTCATCGTCGCCGAGGCGCCCGGCGGGGAGCTGATGGGTTACA TCATGGGCAAAGCCGAAGGCTCTGTGGCCAGGGAAGAATGGCACGGACACGTTACTGCTCTCTCTGTTGCACCAGAATTTCGACGGCTGGGTTTGGCTGCTAAATTGATGGAGCTTCTGGAAGAAATTTCAGAAAA AAAGGGTGGATTTTTTGTCGATCTCTTTGTGAGAGTATCAAATCAGGTTGCTGTAAATATGTATAAGCAACTAGGCTACAGTGTGTACCGAACAGTTTTAGAGTACTACTCAGCTAGCAGTGGGGAGCCAGATGAAGATGCTTATG ATATGAGAAAAGCTCTTTCCAGAGATACAGAGAAGAAATCAGTTATACCTCTGCCTCATCCTGTAAGACCAGAAGACATCGAATAA